From a single Nicotiana tabacum cultivar K326 chromosome 8, ASM71507v2, whole genome shotgun sequence genomic region:
- the LOC107763900 gene encoding uncharacterized protein LOC107763900, with translation MGSWRSSVNANIMWSTTANYIREAVIEVLGVSTSVSGRHKGGWWWNEVAQGKLVAKKEVYQTLVGRIGEEERRACMERYKVARKEAKLAVTNAKTAAYSSMYEELGEKEGRRSYLGWPS, from the coding sequence ATGGGATCTTGGAGGAGCAGTGTTAATGCGAACATTATGTGGTCTACGACAGCAAACTATATAAGAGAGGCTGTGatagaggtgttaggggtctcgaccaGCGTCTCTGGCAGGCACAAAGGAggctggtggtggaatgaagtggcaCAAGGTAAATTGGTAGCGAAAAAAGAGGTGTACCAGACATTAGTGGGGAGAataggtgaggaggagaggcgagcgtgcatggagaggtataaaGTAGCTAGGAAGGAAGCGAAGCTGGCGGTCACAAATgctaagactgcggcttataGTAGTATGTACGAGGAACTAGGGGAAAAggaggggagaagaagttatttagGCTGGCCAAGCTAA